The following are encoded together in the Primulina tabacum isolate GXHZ01 chromosome 18, ASM2559414v2, whole genome shotgun sequence genome:
- the LOC142533410 gene encoding uncharacterized protein LOC142533410, with amino-acid sequence MDSLPSVSPSIVLPLRRHQYHHRRRQSGLPWTRSIFLPQFRVSSEFCRRRMHLEVYCKSGGGGEDGKDAENDRRDDELERATRMDGTIPGTPDAFVRQVSSRAYDMRRHLQQSFDSSSYDVLEANPWRETSKSVYVLTHQENQVCTMKTRRNRREVERELGLLFSKRAKWRSQSKQSETSTKFPMLVEDVQEGVLVFEDENEAAKYCDLLKGGGQNCEGVAEIEASSVFDLCQKNKALAVLFRRGRTPPVPENLKLNLRARKRSLEDQEDLA; translated from the exons ATGGATTCTCTGCCTTCAGTCTCGCCTTCTATTGTGCTTCCTCTCCGCCGCCACCAGTACCACCACAGGCGGCGACAATCGGGGCTTCCTTGGACGAGgagtatatttcttcctcaattcCGTGTTTCAAGTGAATTTTGTAGAAGACGGATGCATTTGGAAGTTTACTGTAAGTCAGGGGGTGGCGGAGAAGATGGAAAGGATGCGGAAAATGATCGGAGAGATGACGAGTTGGAGAGAGCGACGAGGATGGATGGCACGATCCCCGGGACTCCCGACGCGTTTGTGAGGCAGGTGTCTTCACGCGCCTATGACATGCGGAGACATCTCCAGCAGAGTTTTGATAGCAGTAGCTACGATG TCTTGGAAGCAAATCCTTGGAGAGAGACTTCAAAATCTGTTTATGTGTTGACTCACCAAGAAAACCAAGTGTGTACTATGAAAACTCGGAGAAATCGCAG GGAAGTTGAAAGAGAGCTTGGACTTCTGTTTTCCAAAAGAGCAAAGTGGAGAAGCCAGTCAAAGCAGTCAGAAACCAGTACTAAATTTCCTATGCTTGTGGAGGACGTCCAAGAGGGTGTGCTC GTGTTCGAAGATGAAAATGAAGCTGCAAAGTATTGTGATTTACTCAAGGGAGGAGGTCAGAATTGTGAAGGTGTTGCAGAGATAGAAGCCTCATCA GTCTTTGATCTTTGCCAGAAGAACAAGGCACTCGCAGTTCTATTCCGTAGGGGTAGGACGCCTCCTGTACCCGAAAACCTTAAGCTTAACTTGCGTGCACGAAAGAGATCCCTTGAGGACCAAGAGGATTTGGCGTGA
- the LOC142533070 gene encoding serine/threonine-protein kinase VIK-like, producing MSGSEGSSGHSDAQPPLSSRAGEREKKKEKARVSRTSLILWHAHQNEAAAVRKLLEEDRSLVHARDYDNRTPLHVAAIHGWIDVGKCLLEHEADVNAQDRWKNTPLADAEGAKRFAMIELLKSYGGLSYGQNGSHFEPRPVPPPLPKNCDWEIDPTELDFSGAVLIGKGSFGEILKVSWRGTPIAVKRILPSLSDDKLVIQDFRHEVNLLVKLRHPNIVQFLGAVTEKKPLMLITEYLRGGDLHQHLKEKGALNPSTAINFALDIARGMAYLHSEPNVVIHRDLKPRNVLLVNTNADHLKVGDFGLSKLIRVQHAHDVYKMTGETGSYRYMAPEVFKHRKYDKKVDVFSFAMILYEMLEGEPPLSNYEPYEAARYVAEGHRPLFRAKSFIPDLRELTEQCWAPDMNKRPSFLEILKRLEKIKEILPSDHHWNIFAS from the exons ATGAGTGGAAGCGAAGGTAGCTCGGGCCATTCTGATGCGCAGCCGCCGCTGTCATCCAGGGCGGGGGAGAGGGAGAAGAAGAAAGAGAAGGCACGGGTGAGCCGGACGTCTCTAATTCTATGGCACGCTCACCAGAATGAGGCCGCCGCGGTCAGAAAGTTGCTGGAGGAGGATCGATCTCTGGTGCACGCTAGAGACTATGATAATCGAACTCCGCTCCATGTGGCTGCAATTCACGGATGGATCGACGTCGGCAAGTGTCTTCTGGAACATGAAGCTGACGTCAACGCTCAAGATCGATGGAAGAATACC CCTTTAGCTGATGCCGAAGGAGCAAAAAGATTTGCCATGATTGAATTGTTGAAGTCTTATGGTGGCCTATCTTAT GGACAGAATGGAAGTCATTTTGAACCAAGGCCTGTGCCGCCTCCTCTTCCGAAGAATTGTGACTGGGAGATTGACCCAACTGAGCTGGACTTCTCAGGCGCAGTTCTCATCGGGAAG GGGTCTTTTGGTGAGATACTAAAAGTATCTTGGCGTGGAACACCAATAGCTGTCAAACGCATTCTCCCAAGCCTTTCAGATGACAAATTAGTGAT TCAGGACTTCAGACACGAGGTCAATTTGCTAGTGAAGCTTCGTCATCCAAATATTGTCCAATTTCTAGGAGCTGTTACCGAGAAGAAGCCCCTAATGTTAATTACAGAGTACTTGAGAGGG GGTGATCTTCATCAGCATCTGAAGGAAAAAGGGGCGCTGAATCCGTCAACAGCAATAAACTTTGCTCTAGATATTGCCAG AGGCATGGCATATCTCCACAGTGAACCAAATGTTGTAATACACAGAGATCTAAAACCAAG GAATGTTCTACTTGTCAACACGAATGCTGACCATTTAAAAGTAGGAGATTTTGGGTTGAGCAAGCTCATTAGAGTACAACATGCTCATGATGTGTACAAAATGACTGGCGAGACTGGGAGCT ACCGTTACATGGCACCTGAGGTCTTCAAGCACCGAAAATATGATAAGAAGGTCGATGTTTTCTCTTTCGCAATGATACTATACGAG ATGCTTGAAGGAGAGCCTCCATTGTCGAACTATGAACCATATGAAGCAGCTCGATATGTGGCAGAAGGACACAGGCCACTTTTTAGGGCTAAAAGTTTTATTCCCGACTTGAGAGA GTTAACAGAACAGTGCTGGGCACCAGACATGAACAAGAGACCTTCCTTCTTGGAGATTCTGAAGAGACTCGAAAAAATTAAGGAAATACTACCGTCTGATCATCACTGGAACATATTTGCATCCTGA
- the LOC142533262 gene encoding transcription factor MYB16-like, with product MELSNCDENVEVKKGPWTREEDQMLVSHIEKHGHGSWRALPAKAGLQRCGKSCRLRWTNYLRPDIKRGKFSTQEEKAIIRLHALLGNRWSAIATHLPKRTNNEIKNYWNTRLKKRLSRMGIDPVTHKPKNNPDGSVQSANLNHTAQWETARLEAEARLVRESKLLANLHLHRATAQLPQLPPPPQCLDVLKVWQANAASNNFFKSAVKILESPTSTLNFSGNLTTVPTAGPNGDILMVNDVVSMSNSGACGLGKINGKTGNSVHLHDNNITYSVDHNYNTGSLTDLVSVNFNPVCYEDNMVTTILGELEDYKSYWNDLLNLVSSPVESPVF from the exons ATGGAATTGTCGAACTGCGACGAGAATGTGGAGGTGAAGAAAGGGCCATGGACACGAGAAGAAGACCAAATGTTGGTTTCTCACATTGAGAAGCATGGACATGGGAGCTGGCGCGCGTTGCCTGCAAAAGCCG GGCTTCAAAGGTGTGGAAAAAGTTGCAGATTGAGGTGGACGAACTATCTAAGACCTGATATCAAGAGAGGAAAGTTCAGCACTCAAGAAGAGAAGGCAATCATTCGACTTCATGCTCTTTTAGGCAACAG gTGGTCGGCAATAGCAACTCATTTACCAAAAAGAACAAATAATGAGATCAAGAACTACTGGAACACCCGCCTCAAGAAAAGGTTATCTCGAATGGGAATCGACCCGGTAACCCACAAGCCTAAGAACAATCCAGATGGCTCGGTTCAGTCCGCCAACCTCAACCACACGGCTCAATGGGAAACAGCTCGGCTAGAGGCCGAAGCCAGGCTCGTTCGCGAGTCTAAACTTCTGGCCAACCTCCACCTCCACAGAGCCACCGCTCAGCTACCCCAGCTGCCGCCGCCGCCGCAATGTTTAGACGTGCTGAAAGTCTGGCAAGCCAACGCCGCATCCAACAACTTTTTCAAATCAGCCGTCAAGATTCTCGAGTCTCCAACATCCACGCTAAACTTCTCCGGTAACCTGACTACGGTCCCAACAGCTGGTCCCAACGGCGACATACTGATGGTGAACGACGTTGTTTCGATGAGCAACTCTGGTGCATGTGGGCTTGGAAAAATCAATGGCAAAACGGGGAATTCAGTTCACCTTCATGACAACAATATAACGTACTCCGTGGATCACAATTACAACACAGGTTCATTAACCGATCTCGTGTCTGTTAATTTTAACCCCGTATGCTACGAAGACAACATGGTCACTACAATTTTAGGAGAACTTGAGGATTACAAGAGTTATTGGAACGACTTGTTGAATCTGGTGAGCTCGCCGGTGGAATCACCGGTATTTTAA